The following proteins are encoded in a genomic region of Acidobacteriota bacterium:
- a CDS encoding FHA domain-containing protein, giving the protein MSCAKLKLENGETVLSEGVTTIGRTPDNVVSFPEDSNVSRYHAEIEFRGGDHYLIDLNSSNGTSVNGNAVKGEVRLEPGDKILFGGSSEAEFLYGSASSANESGSELSNTPGMSEARSEMSSLGSSAQSEAEYAAQNAVHSAINNAVSGTGSSVATSTAGSSAIDVAAGSGPNSTVLIAGAVCGLAVVCAIAAGVFYATRGSSCNASASIIKPEQGDTIIAPTEIELKVENGECVMRAVFTLDGDVIASASGPDFSASIDPKDHPQLADGLDHDLQVILVDAKGEQIRQPSGVMLAFETRAVTKQPPTNVTVATANAPPVKTTAASQVTLIQMQDMAQRLVKQFSGNFAYNVSNKQFLQEVQKRTAEYSQEGYFARANTYRDAINVAFVREQNLDAPFGFMLAMSRSKFVPAKQGDEEGLFRMTNTFVSDNKYNGQCGIETLSDPSQNCAAKAAAIYMKAVVYGVFEGDLVYSAAAFGKTTQDAGAWKATLPQNRTDIWNVIKTPAEREQLLRFFAAGIVAENPQKFGLAKDRPLSELYRVTM; this is encoded by the coding sequence ATGAGCTGCGCGAAACTAAAACTCGAAAACGGTGAGACCGTCCTCAGCGAAGGAGTTACGACCATCGGCCGGACCCCGGACAATGTTGTTTCGTTTCCGGAGGATTCGAACGTTTCGCGATATCACGCCGAGATAGAGTTTCGCGGCGGCGACCATTACCTGATCGATCTCAACAGCAGCAACGGAACGAGCGTTAACGGAAACGCGGTCAAAGGTGAAGTTCGGCTCGAGCCGGGCGATAAGATACTGTTCGGAGGATCGAGCGAAGCCGAGTTCCTTTACGGCTCAGCCTCGTCGGCGAATGAGAGTGGATCTGAGCTTTCGAACACGCCCGGAATGTCCGAAGCCAGGTCGGAAATGAGCTCGCTCGGTTCGTCCGCTCAGTCCGAAGCAGAATATGCAGCACAAAATGCGGTTCACAGTGCGATAAATAATGCGGTTAGCGGCACTGGCTCGTCTGTTGCGACGTCAACCGCAGGCTCATCAGCGATAGATGTCGCGGCTGGTTCAGGCCCCAATTCGACCGTTCTGATCGCAGGTGCCGTGTGCGGACTCGCAGTAGTTTGTGCGATCGCGGCGGGTGTTTTTTACGCAACACGCGGCTCGTCCTGTAATGCTTCAGCGTCGATAATCAAGCCTGAACAAGGTGATACTATCATCGCTCCTACAGAGATCGAACTTAAGGTCGAAAATGGCGAATGCGTAATGCGGGCAGTTTTCACTCTCGACGGCGACGTGATCGCGTCGGCGAGCGGGCCTGATTTTTCGGCATCGATCGACCCCAAGGACCACCCGCAGCTCGCAGACGGCCTTGACCACGATCTGCAGGTCATACTAGTAGACGCAAAAGGTGAACAGATCCGCCAACCGTCAGGTGTAATGCTGGCGTTCGAAACACGTGCCGTTACCAAACAGCCGCCGACAAATGTGACGGTTGCTACGGCGAATGCACCTCCCGTCAAGACGACCGCCGCCAGTCAAGTTACGCTGATCCAGATGCAGGACATGGCCCAGCGATTGGTCAAGCAGTTTTCAGGTAACTTCGCTTACAATGTGTCGAACAAGCAGTTTTTACAGGAAGTGCAGAAACGCACCGCTGAATATAGTCAGGAAGGCTATTTTGCCCGTGCAAATACGTATCGCGACGCGATCAATGTGGCATTCGTGCGTGAACAGAATCTCGACGCACCGTTTGGATTTATGCTCGCAATGAGCCGCAGCAAGTTTGTTCCGGCGAAACAGGGCGACGAGGAAGGGCTTTTCCGAATGACGAATACTTTTGTCTCTGACAATAAATACAACGGCCAATGCGGGATCGAAACACTTTCGGATCCGTCGCAAAACTGTGCTGCAAAGGCCGCTGCGATCTACATGAAAGCGGTCGTTTATGGAGTATTTGAGGGCGATTTGGTTTACAGTGCCGCCGCTTTTGGAAAAACGACGCAGGATGCCGGTGCCTGGAAAGCGACACTGCCGCAAAACCGAACCGACATTTGGAATGTGATCAAAACGCCTGCTGAGCGCGAACAGCTATTGCGATTCTTTGCTGCGGGCATCGTGGCTGAAAATCCTCAGAAATTTGGCCTAGCGAAAGATCGGCCGCTGTCGGAACTCTATCGCGTAACAATGTAA
- a CDS encoding pyridoxal-phosphate dependent enzyme, with translation MKFYNDIIHLIGNTPLVRINNITREHKVKAQVFAKMESLNPGYSVKDRIGVSMVDWAEREGVLKKGGTIIEATSGNTGIGLALVAAVRGYRTIFVLTEKASTEKVRYLKGLGSDIVVCPAAAKPGTPDHYVATAKRIAEETPNSFYPDQYNHPENPAAHYRTTGPEIWEDTEGKITHFVASIGTGGTISGTSRYLKEKNPDIRIIGADPYGSIFKTYKESGHVPEGTPYLVEGIGQNLPVGNADVNIIDEIINITDRESFNFARELAKREGLFVGGSTGTIFAAALKVAKELDETGFVVFIVCDTGEHYLSKFYSDEWMKEKLMLEPQRITASIIADTKNANSPRELISVTPDDLVSDALAIMNERGVTQLPVIEDHRAVGSLRESGVLTKLLADRDLLNAKVADIMDASFPVLEADATYNEIKTKLQKHPAVLIEDFKRITGIITRGDLLELPRL, from the coding sequence ATGAAATTCTACAATGATATTATTCACCTGATCGGCAACACTCCGCTGGTTCGGATCAACAACATTACACGCGAGCACAAGGTAAAGGCACAGGTCTTTGCAAAGATGGAGAGCCTCAATCCCGGTTATTCGGTCAAGGACCGCATCGGCGTGTCGATGGTCGACTGGGCGGAACGCGAAGGCGTTTTGAAAAAAGGCGGCACCATCATCGAGGCAACCTCAGGAAATACCGGTATCGGACTCGCATTGGTCGCGGCGGTTCGCGGTTATCGGACGATATTTGTTTTGACGGAAAAGGCGTCGACCGAGAAGGTTCGCTATCTCAAAGGTCTGGGCTCGGACATCGTCGTTTGCCCCGCAGCGGCAAAGCCAGGAACCCCTGACCACTACGTCGCGACCGCAAAACGCATCGCCGAGGAAACGCCGAATTCCTTCTATCCTGACCAATACAATCACCCCGAAAATCCGGCGGCACACTACCGCACGACCGGCCCCGAGATCTGGGAAGACACCGAGGGCAAGATCACTCACTTTGTCGCCAGCATCGGCACCGGCGGCACTATCAGCGGAACGAGCCGTTATCTGAAGGAAAAGAACCCAGACATCAGGATCATCGGCGCCGACCCGTACGGTTCGATATTCAAGACCTACAAAGAATCGGGCCACGTCCCCGAAGGCACGCCTTACCTCGTCGAAGGCATCGGCCAGAACCTGCCCGTCGGCAATGCCGATGTAAATATCATCGACGAGATCATCAACATCACGGACCGCGAATCGTTCAACTTTGCCCGCGAATTGGCCAAGCGTGAAGGCCTGTTCGTTGGCGGTTCGACCGGGACGATCTTTGCCGCTGCGCTCAAAGTCGCGAAGGAACTCGACGAGACGGGCTTTGTCGTATTTATCGTCTGCGACACCGGCGAACATTACCTTTCCAAGTTCTATTCGGACGAATGGATGAAGGAAAAATTAATGCTCGAACCGCAGCGAATTACCGCGAGCATCATCGCCGACACCAAGAATGCAAATTCGCCCCGCGAACTGATCTCGGTCACTCCCGACGATCTGGTGAGCGACGCTCTCGCGATCATGAACGAACGCGGCGTGACTCAGCTGCCCGTGATCGAGGATCATCGAGCGGTCGGCAGTTTGCGCGAAAGCGGGGTTTTGACTAAACTTTTGGCGGATCGCGATCTGTTAAATGCTAAGGTCGCGGATATAATGGACGCAAGTTTTCCGGTGCTCGAGGCCGATGCAACGTATAACGAGATCAAAACAAAGCTGCAGAAGCATCCGGCGGTTTTGATCGAGGATTTCAAACGCATAACGGGCATTATTACCCGTGGCGACCTACTTGAATTACCGCGGCTATAA
- a CDS encoding DUF1772 domain-containing protein, with protein MRNRIAFVLLAASVMVWGVWCGGQVFNEMMVIPKWSASPPESLKTFAQLPSKGGAPFFPLFNPLFAILAVGSAIAAWKSARRSRLWLGLSAATSVLVSVSLIVYLAPLVGSMFAHSIAGDMSANEIIAGVDQWMLGNRIRLIVELFGFAFSVIALRVWSAETA; from the coding sequence ATGAGAAATAGAATTGCTTTTGTGCTTTTGGCTGCGTCGGTTATGGTTTGGGGCGTTTGGTGTGGCGGGCAGGTTTTTAACGAGATGATGGTCATTCCGAAATGGAGCGCCTCGCCGCCCGAATCGTTAAAAACCTTTGCCCAACTTCCCAGCAAAGGCGGTGCGCCGTTCTTTCCGCTTTTTAACCCGTTGTTCGCCATTCTTGCGGTGGGTTCGGCGATCGCTGCGTGGAAATCTGCGCGGCGCTCCCGTTTATGGCTCGGGCTCTCGGCGGCGACATCGGTTCTCGTGTCGGTCTCATTGATCGTTTATCTCGCCCCGCTCGTCGGCAGCATGTTTGCCCACAGCATTGCCGGTGACATGAGCGCAAACGAAATTATCGCCGGCGTCGACCAGTGGATGCTCGGAAACCGGATCCGTTTGATAGTCGAATTATTCGGCTTCGCCTTTTCCGTTATCGCTCTAAGAGTGTGGTCTGCCGAAACAGCCTAG